Proteins from one Oscillatoria nigro-viridis PCC 7112 genomic window:
- a CDS encoding CHAT domain-containing protein, whose product MLVSTPYGRDLRFVLNAIIVPRSPAQPNIPSHILLPTAAANCALNRPKTMHYQSPQQRQKHATHQKIKKAIFYCLTAIFFCWSTANLATIAQNTGQGGPGGQEMRNLLDRGNLTEAVTRIEQDWEEDYQKYFEQDFKARAKTAAAISKTLSRLAVQTKKKPALIYALPRTDQLELILILPDRPPILRSIPEAQQEKLLSVVKKFSSEITNPVKLNTTSYLEPAQQLYQWIIAPLETDLQTARIETLLFCVGAGLRTVPLAAMHDGQQFLIQKYSLARIPAFKFTDSNYTNLRNTQVLAMGASKFSETANKEPLPAVPLELGAIARQWPGQSFLNEDFTIVNLQSQRLQQKYGIIHLATHAEFRPGTPNNSYIQFWDTQLGLDQMRDLKWNNPPLELLVLSACRTALGDKEAELGFAGLALQSGAKSALASLWYVSDAGTLALMSEFYQQLKIRRQNDPPIIKAEALRQAQIAEIEGKVTIERGKLRSSRDETPLPPSIPKLDSKDLSHPYYWAAFSMIGSPW is encoded by the coding sequence GTGCTGGTGTCCACGCCCTACGGCAGAGATTTGCGGTTTGTCTTGAATGCTATAATCGTGCCGCGATCGCCCGCACAGCCAAATATTCCCAGCCACATACTTTTGCCAACTGCTGCCGCCAACTGCGCCCTCAACCGCCCCAAAACCATGCACTATCAATCCCCGCAGCAACGCCAAAAACACGCGACTCATCAAAAAATTAAAAAAGCTATTTTTTACTGTTTGACAGCAATATTTTTCTGCTGGAGCACGGCGAACCTCGCTACAATTGCCCAAAACACAGGCCAGGGCGGGCCGGGCGGGCAAGAAATGAGAAATTTGCTCGATCGGGGAAACCTCACCGAAGCCGTAACCAGAATCGAACAAGACTGGGAAGAAGACTATCAAAAATACTTTGAACAAGACTTTAAGGCCCGTGCGAAAACCGCCGCAGCAATATCAAAAACTCTCTCCCGCCTGGCAGTTCAAACAAAGAAAAAACCAGCTTTAATTTACGCCCTCCCGCGCACCGACCAACTAGAATTAATCTTAATATTGCCCGATCGCCCGCCCATTCTCCGCAGCATCCCGGAAGCCCAACAAGAGAAACTGCTCTCAGTAGTCAAAAAATTCAGCAGCGAAATCACCAACCCCGTAAAACTCAACACCACCAGCTATCTAGAACCAGCCCAACAACTCTACCAATGGATAATTGCACCCCTAGAAACAGATTTGCAAACAGCAAGAATTGAAACATTGCTGTTCTGCGTCGGCGCAGGTTTGCGAACCGTACCCCTAGCAGCAATGCACGACGGACAGCAATTTCTGATCCAAAAATACAGCCTCGCCCGCATCCCCGCCTTCAAATTCACAGACAGCAATTACACCAACCTCAGAAACACCCAAGTCCTAGCAATGGGAGCATCAAAGTTTTCGGAAACGGCAAACAAAGAACCGCTGCCTGCAGTGCCGTTAGAATTGGGCGCGATCGCCCGACAGTGGCCCGGTCAATCCTTTCTCAACGAAGATTTCACCATAGTAAACTTGCAATCCCAGCGACTGCAACAAAAATACGGAATCATCCACCTCGCCACCCACGCGGAATTCCGCCCCGGAACCCCAAATAACTCCTACATTCAATTTTGGGACACCCAACTGGGCCTCGATCAAATGAGAGATTTAAAATGGAACAATCCGCCCCTCGAACTGTTAGTATTAAGCGCCTGCAGAACCGCCTTGGGAGACAAAGAAGCAGAACTCGGATTTGCCGGTTTAGCGCTGCAATCCGGAGCAAAATCAGCCCTCGCCAGCTTGTGGTACGTCAGCGATGCGGGAACTCTCGCCCTGATGAGTGAGTTTTACCAGCAGTTAAAAATCCGCAGGCAAAACGACCCTCCAATCATTAAAGCTGAAGCTCTCAGGCAAGCACAAATTGCCGAGATCGAAGGCAAAGTGACGATCGAACGCGGTAAACTGCGAAGTTCCCGAGACGAAACTCCCTTGCCCCCGTCCATCCCCAAACTCGACAGCAAAGATTTATCTCATCCGTATTATTGGGCAGCTTTCAGCATGATCGGCAGTCCTTGGTAA
- a CDS encoding glycosyltransferase family 39 protein produces MKYQRLNATKNLGDTVKSLAIEEPQLPPLYFLAVKCWAKLFGDSPAATRSFSAWMSLLTFPGLYWLCRELFASPEVAWIAVGLLAVSPLHVLYAQEARPYSLWPALILLSCASLLRALRLQNKLSWSIYAVANILGFYTHLFSLLVALGHGIYLVGTQGFTSNKKLVSYSIAIAVSLLAFLPWMVILLVNKSAAAGATSWANLESQRLSLLKNWVGNIGRVFFDVGLTSNAISVYLIGLVAANLSLLTIVGYAVYFLCSETNKQVWLFVVTVMAVTALVLVLPDVILGGIRSTQARYLFPTYLGMQIAVAYLLATKITALCQAGNGKCGKF; encoded by the coding sequence ATGAAATATCAGCGCCTCAATGCGACAAAAAATTTGGGCGATACTGTTAAAAGTTTAGCAATAGAAGAACCTCAACTGCCACCACTGTATTTTCTGGCAGTCAAGTGTTGGGCAAAACTATTCGGTGATTCTCCTGCCGCGACAAGAAGTTTCTCAGCTTGGATGAGTTTGTTAACGTTTCCTGGCCTGTACTGGCTGTGCCGAGAATTGTTTGCATCGCCGGAAGTGGCGTGGATAGCCGTGGGATTGCTAGCAGTTTCTCCCTTGCACGTGCTTTACGCTCAAGAAGCACGTCCCTACAGTTTGTGGCCTGCCCTGATTTTGCTTTCTTGTGCGTCTCTGCTGCGAGCACTGCGGCTGCAAAATAAGCTGAGTTGGAGCATTTACGCAGTAGCAAATATTCTGGGATTTTACACTCATTTATTTAGTCTGTTAGTTGCGTTAGGTCACGGAATTTATCTCGTAGGAACTCAAGGTTTTACGTCGAATAAAAAGCTAGTGAGTTACTCGATCGCAATTGCCGTGTCGTTGCTAGCATTTCTGCCTTGGATGGTAATTTTACTGGTAAATAAAAGTGCAGCAGCCGGGGCGACAAGTTGGGCTAATCTAGAAAGTCAGAGGCTATCTTTACTTAAGAATTGGGTCGGAAATATCGGTCGCGTTTTTTTTGATGTCGGGCTAACTTCTAATGCGATTTCCGTATATCTTATTGGTTTAGTGGCAGCGAATTTAAGTTTATTGACAATCGTAGGGTATGCAGTTTATTTTCTGTGTTCGGAAACGAACAAACAGGTTTGGCTGTTTGTGGTGACGGTGATGGCGGTGACAGCACTGGTACTCGTGCTGCCGGATGTTATATTGGGAGGAATCCGATCGACTCAAGCTCGCTACCTATTTCCGACTTATTTGGGGATGCAAATCGCTGTGGCTTACCTGTTAGCGACTAAAATTACCGCGCTGTGCCAAGCTGGAAACGGCAAATGTGGAAAGTTTTGA
- a CDS encoding iron uptake porin → MNRTFWNLLLVSPAILGLSSVMSATAIAAEAPATAEANQLATAQSSESKISEIVKEIVAEPVAAAPAAPEKLALNSSVEAAQTPVANSADAEKLAKIEPETSAGSLQTTAIDMESAAPIAPASTAAATEPLAEAGTAAPSPQASDLAVQSSQTEVAGKIEVPAVASTPATTSATAPATTPATKVEIAQTAPAGMGGPIVPVAPQAQPAQQSGTMSQVTSVSQLSDVRPTDWAFQALQSLVERYSCIVGYPDGTYRGNRALTRYEFAAGVNACLDNITKLIGSTGNLVTRDDLAILQRLQEEFAAELATLRGRVDGLEARTAELEANQFSTTTKLAGEVIFAASDTFGDAVGTRDDKTVTNFGYRVRLSLLTSFTGRDLLKTRLQAGNIARYDRATATGTNMARLSYEGGESSNFILEELYYSFPTGNATFIVGPLGLDLDEIANTASPFKSTGTTSISRFGSRSNPAVFRGPQGAGASMTYNFGNFQATAGYLAGESDAPNPANGRGVADGSFSALGQIGFFSKPFDLGLTYTRKYNRAGDVNILNSTGSSLANQPFGLAPTASDNFGVQVNFKPSSRFQIGGWYGYTKAEQLRGGNNDATIQNGAITLALADFGRQGNLLGFVFGVPPKVTESDVARNRNTSYHLEGFYRFQVNDFIAVTPGVYVILNPEHNNRNDDIWVGLLRTTFSF, encoded by the coding sequence ATGAACAGAACTTTTTGGAATTTACTGCTAGTATCCCCGGCAATTCTGGGGCTATCATCAGTCATGAGTGCCACTGCGATCGCCGCAGAAGCACCCGCAACCGCTGAAGCCAACCAGCTAGCCACAGCTCAGTCATCTGAGTCAAAAATTTCAGAAATAGTTAAAGAAATAGTTGCAGAACCAGTTGCAGCAGCCCCTGCTGCCCCAGAAAAGCTGGCTTTAAACAGCAGCGTCGAAGCGGCCCAAACCCCGGTCGCCAACTCCGCAGACGCTGAAAAACTGGCAAAAATTGAACCAGAAACCAGCGCAGGATCACTGCAAACAACGGCGATCGACATGGAGTCAGCAGCCCCAATCGCTCCCGCCAGCACAGCAGCAGCGACTGAACCCCTGGCAGAAGCAGGCACAGCCGCACCGTCGCCCCAAGCATCAGACTTGGCAGTGCAAAGCAGCCAGACAGAAGTTGCTGGGAAAATCGAAGTGCCAGCAGTCGCCAGCACCCCAGCTACTACCTCAGCTACTGCCCCAGCTACTACCCCAGCTACGAAGGTAGAAATTGCTCAGACAGCACCCGCCGGAATGGGCGGCCCCATCGTCCCTGTCGCTCCCCAAGCGCAGCCGGCCCAACAGTCGGGAACAATGTCCCAGGTGACATCAGTCTCTCAGCTCTCCGACGTGCGCCCGACAGATTGGGCATTCCAAGCCCTGCAATCCCTAGTCGAACGCTACAGTTGTATCGTAGGTTATCCCGACGGCACCTACCGCGGCAACCGCGCCCTGACTCGCTACGAATTTGCAGCCGGCGTCAACGCTTGCTTAGACAACATAACCAAACTAATTGGGTCAACAGGTAACTTGGTTACCCGAGACGACTTAGCCATCCTGCAACGCCTGCAAGAAGAATTTGCTGCCGAACTCGCTACCCTGCGCGGACGGGTAGACGGCCTAGAAGCTCGCACCGCAGAACTCGAAGCCAACCAGTTCTCCACCACAACCAAACTGGCAGGAGAAGTCATTTTTGCCGCCAGCGACACCTTCGGAGATGCAGTTGGCACTCGCGACGACAAAACAGTCACCAACTTCGGCTACCGGGTGCGCTTGAGCTTATTGACAAGCTTCACCGGTCGAGATTTGCTCAAAACCCGCTTGCAAGCAGGCAACATCGCCCGCTACGACAGAGCCACGGCTACCGGTACCAACATGGCTCGCCTAAGCTATGAGGGGGGTGAGAGTAGCAATTTCATACTTGAGGAGCTGTACTATAGTTTCCCGACGGGTAACGCTACATTCATTGTCGGTCCTCTAGGACTTGACCTGGATGAAATTGCAAACACAGCTAGTCCCTTTAAGTCTACAGGTACAACTTCAATTTCCAGATTTGGATCTCGTAGTAACCCGGCCGTATTCCGCGGGCCGCAGGGAGCTGGCGCAAGTATGACTTACAACTTCGGCAACTTCCAAGCTACCGCGGGCTATCTGGCCGGCGAGAGCGATGCTCCCAACCCCGCAAACGGCAGGGGGGTTGCCGACGGTTCTTTCAGCGCTCTGGGTCAGATAGGCTTTTTTAGCAAACCGTTTGATTTGGGCCTGACTTACACCCGGAAATACAATCGCGCAGGCGATGTTAACATCTTGAATAGCACCGGCAGTTCTTTGGCGAACCAGCCCTTCGGTCTAGCACCCACTGCATCCGATAACTTTGGGGTGCAGGTTAACTTCAAACCCAGCAGCCGCTTTCAGATTGGCGGTTGGTACGGTTATACGAAGGCTGAACAACTGCGGGGCGGCAACAATGACGCTACCATCCAGAATGGTGCTATCACTTTGGCCCTGGCAGATTTTGGCCGGCAAGGCAACCTCCTCGGCTTCGTCTTCGGTGTACCGCCAAAAGTTACTGAGAGTGATGTCGCCAGAAACCGCAACACCTCTTATCACTTAGAGGGTTTCTATCGCTTCCAAGTCAATGACTTTATTGCGGTGACACCGGGCGTTTACGTGATTCTGAATCCCGAACACAACAACAGAAACGACGATATCTGGGTCGGACTCCTGCGGACTACCTTTAGTTTCTAA
- a CDS encoding FIST signal transduction protein — protein MYTQNKMQWVSALSTRPSLESALKEVVEQADRDLEGPADLALIFISSAFASEYSRLMPLLRELLPVPAILGCGGGGVIGTNRGGLTEEVEGSPAVSLSLARLPGVNVRTFHVGAEELPDLDSPPDTWVDLLGVPAREEPHFIILADPFSAKINDLLQGLDYAYPGAAKVGGLAGGDGAGRGAALFCNYQLYREGTVGVALSGNIVLETIVAQGCRPIGQPYRVTEGERNILLKLEEQTDDIGSGGIERSPLEALRELVQTLSEQDRELAQHSLFVGLVSDEFKLTLEPGDFLIRNLLGVDPKVGAIAIGDRVRPGQRIQFHLRDARTSAEDLEMLLDRYQRAAEYSGTSSAGALMFSCLGRGEGLYGQSNFDSRLFGRYLKNIPLSGFFCNGEIGPVGGSTFLHGYTSVFGICRQNS, from the coding sequence ATGTACACCCAAAACAAAATGCAGTGGGTCAGCGCTTTATCAACCCGTCCGTCTTTGGAATCAGCGCTCAAAGAAGTTGTAGAACAAGCCGATCGCGACCTAGAAGGCCCCGCCGATTTAGCGCTGATATTTATCTCGTCTGCCTTTGCCAGCGAGTATTCACGGCTGATGCCTTTACTCCGAGAACTGCTGCCGGTGCCCGCGATCCTGGGCTGCGGCGGGGGAGGAGTCATCGGCACGAACCGGGGCGGCCTCACCGAAGAAGTCGAGGGATCTCCGGCAGTCAGCCTGAGTCTGGCCCGCTTGCCGGGAGTGAACGTCAGAACTTTTCACGTCGGTGCAGAAGAACTACCGGACTTAGACAGTCCCCCGGATACTTGGGTGGATCTCTTGGGCGTGCCGGCCCGAGAAGAACCGCATTTTATCATCTTGGCTGACCCATTTTCCGCAAAAATTAACGATTTGCTGCAAGGGCTAGATTATGCCTATCCGGGTGCGGCGAAGGTAGGAGGGCTCGCCGGCGGGGACGGTGCGGGCAGGGGCGCAGCGCTGTTTTGCAACTATCAGCTTTACCGAGAAGGGACGGTTGGGGTAGCTTTGAGCGGCAATATAGTTTTGGAAACAATAGTGGCTCAAGGCTGTCGGCCGATCGGGCAGCCTTATCGGGTGACGGAAGGAGAGCGCAATATTTTGCTGAAACTCGAAGAACAAACCGACGATATCGGCAGCGGGGGCATCGAGCGATCGCCCTTAGAGGCACTTCGAGAGTTAGTTCAAACTTTGAGCGAACAAGACCGAGAATTAGCTCAGCACTCGTTATTTGTAGGCTTAGTCAGCGATGAATTCAAGCTGACATTAGAGCCGGGAGATTTTTTAATCCGAAATCTGTTGGGAGTAGATCCGAAAGTGGGAGCAATTGCGATCGGCGATCGAGTCCGTCCCGGACAGCGCATCCAATTTCACCTGCGGGATGCCCGCACCTCCGCAGAAGACCTAGAAATGCTGCTCGATCGCTATCAGCGGGCCGCCGAGTACAGCGGTACATCCAGTGCCGGGGCCTTGATGTTCTCTTGTCTGGGTCGCGGTGAAGGACTTTACGGCCAATCGAACTTTGACTCCCGACTGTTTGGCCGATACCTCAAAAACATTCCTCTGAGCGGCTTTTTCTGCAACGGCGAAATCGGCCCCGTCGGCGGGAGCACCTTTCTGCACGGCTACACCTCCGTATTCGGGATTTGCCGCCAAAATTCATAG
- a CDS encoding Calvin cycle protein CP12 encodes MTTTPAGNIQEKIEEELESARTVCDLKGATSGECAAAWDAVEELQAEASHQKQVKPKNSFEKYCDDNPDAAECRIYDE; translated from the coding sequence ATGACAACAACACCCGCAGGCAACATCCAAGAAAAAATTGAAGAAGAACTAGAAAGCGCTCGTACAGTCTGTGACCTCAAGGGCGCCACTTCCGGGGAATGCGCGGCGGCGTGGGACGCAGTTGAAGAACTGCAAGCAGAAGCTTCCCACCAAAAGCAAGTCAAACCTAAGAATTCTTTTGAAAAATATTGCGACGACAATCCTGACGCTGCTGAGTGCCGCATCTACGACGAATAA
- a CDS encoding DUF3177 family protein, whose amino-acid sequence MLSLLLAATGPWFQPLVWMDYRLSVLLTISIPLVVLIWAVVAKAEAIVRLSIIYWRVASLLAITLYLMMAALPVSFVSSVIGRALIPASLWFWEDLNEEIADRPQSPLKLAFTAWRWAITVYSGLGALAQLPFLSCAFKSQIQIIDEPFCRVWLDPPWLYKQMFHPTANPQFLGLLGLIGLVIYVIYLSYFVLIRLGKQGRSATGN is encoded by the coding sequence ATGTTGAGTCTTTTATTGGCAGCCACCGGGCCTTGGTTTCAACCGCTAGTCTGGATGGATTATCGGTTGTCTGTGTTATTAACAATTTCGATCCCGCTGGTAGTGCTGATTTGGGCTGTTGTGGCAAAAGCTGAGGCGATCGTCCGTTTGTCGATTATTTATTGGCGGGTGGCGAGTTTGCTGGCAATTACACTTTACCTGATGATGGCTGCGCTGCCTGTGAGCTTTGTATCGTCGGTGATTGGGAGGGCCTTAATTCCTGCTAGTCTGTGGTTTTGGGAGGATTTAAACGAAGAAATTGCCGATCGACCGCAGTCGCCCCTGAAACTGGCTTTTACAGCTTGGCGGTGGGCGATTACTGTTTACAGCGGTTTGGGCGCTCTAGCTCAACTTCCCTTTTTAAGCTGTGCCTTTAAATCTCAAATTCAGATAATTGATGAACCTTTTTGCCGCGTTTGGTTAGATCCACCTTGGCTGTACAAACAAATGTTTCACCCTACGGCAAACCCCCAATTTTTGGGATTGTTAGGTCTGATAGGTTTAGTAATCTATGTAATTTACTTGTCATACTTTGTGCTGATTAGACTGGGAAAACAGGGGAGGTCAGCTACCGGAAATTAA
- a CDS encoding peptidoglycan-binding domain-containing protein produces MQTTNSIYTQLPLCSSLPTLQRNNSTTANQNVRYLQQSLVKKGYPVATDGFFGPKTEQAVIKFQKENNIAVDGIVGPQTWSLLGACYTDEPGC; encoded by the coding sequence ATGCAAACCACAAATTCAATTTACACCCAATTGCCTCTTTGCTCTTCACTGCCCACACTGCAACGAAATAATAGTACCACTGCCAATCAAAACGTGCGCTATCTCCAACAATCCTTAGTTAAAAAGGGATATCCCGTCGCAACTGATGGATTCTTCGGCCCAAAAACCGAACAAGCAGTCATCAAATTTCAAAAGGAAAATAACATTGCTGTTGATGGCATTGTCGGCCCTCAAACTTGGAGTCTATTAGGCGCTTGTTATACAGATGAACCCGGATGTTAA
- a CDS encoding peptidoglycan-binding domain-containing protein, producing MPTTNAIHMELPSCRYFPLLERNDGVTQNEDVRYLQRLLNASGFSLNTDGGFGPKTEQAVISFQQQKQIVADGIVGPKTWNKLGVCTNIF from the coding sequence ATGCCAACCACAAACGCAATTCACATGGAATTACCTTCCTGCCGTTATTTTCCCCTACTCGAACGCAACGATGGCGTCACTCAAAATGAGGACGTTCGCTACCTTCAGCGACTCTTGAACGCCAGCGGATTTTCTCTAAATACTGATGGAGGATTCGGCCCGAAAACCGAACAAGCAGTCATCAGTTTTCAACAGCAAAAACAAATCGTTGCTGATGGCATTGTCGGCCCTAAAACGTGGAATAAATTGGGTGTTTGTACAAATATCTTTTAA
- a CDS encoding ATP-binding protein: MSTLYLKRLVAKLSVKASLQTVLIVPFVLQVFAAVGIVGYLSFRNSQKAVNDLADQLMGEVSNRIEQNLRTYLQTPHQINQSKLDAVKLGFLNMKDLSAWEKYLWRQVQLYPYINFTSIANQDGEYRTGEKMSNGTLLINASGPSTNFDFYSYNTNDTGDRTTVAAYVKNFDIRQHPSYSYAALAIKPTWSSVYISFLEPTLILSALQPVYNSQKQLEGVLITALRLDSIGQFLTSLKIGKSGQTFIIERNGTLLATSTPEKPFRTQNGKKELFKVTESSDAVTQTTAKYLESHFQNFHQITKSQQIHFEINGKQQFLKVLPFQDGKGLDLLIVVVVPEADFMEQIHAGNRTTVLLCLAALGMATVLGILTSRWIIKPLIKLKNAAIALSEGQFDQTVKLERSDELGVLAAAFNSMAAQLQASFTALETKNTELQRLDKLKDEFLANTSHELRTPLNGIIGIAESLIDGATGQLPDSTNFNLALITSSGKRLSSLINDLLDFSQLKHKKLELQIKSVGLREIVSVILTLSQPLVGKKNLQLINSVAPELPPIAADENRLQQILYNLIGNAIKFTESGRVEISAELVTGNAQSPPNSQLAITVSDTGIGIPEDKLERIFESFEQADGSTAREYGGTGLGLTVAKQLVELHGGKIWVSSTVGVGSQFIFTLPVSESQPEFSSRQPRLSENYPIFITPELARQSSIINSPRSDNSDLLETEKIKVLVVDDEPINIQVIINSLSIENYEITQASNGLEAVNLIGSGFKPDLILLDVMMPQMTGYEVCREVRKKYSPLEMPILMLTAKNQTTDLVEAFNLEANDYVTKPFIKKELLARINTQIRLAKLNAAYGRFVPHDFLNLLEKPSIIEVKLGENQERNMTVLFADIRSFTALSEQMTPPENFAFINTYLGRVSPAIRKNNGFIDKYIGDAVMALFPTSPEDGVRAAIDMQKEVNIYNQQREKNGLFPIAIGVGLHAGNLMLGTIGERERMESTVIADAVNLASRLEGLTKVYAARILVSGAIIDRLDDPEKYKYRFVDRVTVKGKTNAVSVFEIYDTETEQSIVLKQQTAEIFQEALNFYYEQKFVAAQKVFQNILQINPDDRVAMLYFKRSRKYRMYGAPEGWSGVETSTEK; the protein is encoded by the coding sequence ATGTCAACTCTTTATCTCAAGCGCTTAGTTGCCAAACTGTCAGTCAAAGCGAGCCTGCAAACTGTACTCATAGTTCCGTTTGTCTTGCAAGTATTTGCAGCAGTGGGTATTGTAGGCTATTTATCATTTAGGAACTCTCAAAAAGCAGTAAATGACCTTGCGGATCAGTTGATGGGAGAGGTGAGCAATCGCATCGAGCAAAATTTGAGGACTTATCTGCAAACTCCGCACCAAATCAATCAAAGCAAGCTGGATGCAGTGAAACTGGGTTTTTTGAACATGAAAGACTTGTCAGCTTGGGAAAAGTATCTGTGGCGGCAAGTGCAATTATATCCTTATATCAATTTTACGTCGATCGCTAATCAAGATGGAGAATATCGCACCGGCGAAAAGATGTCCAACGGCACTTTATTGATTAACGCCTCGGGCCCTTCTACAAATTTTGATTTTTATTCTTACAATACTAATGATACGGGCGATCGCACGACAGTAGCAGCCTACGTCAAAAACTTCGACATCCGACAGCACCCTTCCTACTCCTATGCGGCTCTAGCAATCAAACCAACTTGGAGTTCAGTTTATATATCCTTCCTAGAACCCACCTTGATCCTCAGCGCGCTGCAACCAGTTTACAACAGCCAGAAACAGCTAGAAGGAGTATTAATTACTGCTTTGCGTCTCGACAGTATCGGTCAATTTTTAACCAGCCTCAAAATAGGCAAATCAGGTCAAACTTTTATTATCGAAAGAAACGGCACGCTGTTGGCAACTTCCACACCCGAAAAACCTTTTCGCACCCAAAACGGTAAAAAAGAACTGTTTAAAGTTACAGAAAGCAGCGATGCAGTAACGCAAACTACAGCTAAATATTTAGAAAGTCACTTTCAAAACTTCCACCAAATTACCAAATCGCAGCAAATCCATTTTGAGATAAACGGGAAGCAGCAATTTTTAAAAGTCCTGCCCTTCCAAGACGGCAAAGGTTTAGATTTGCTGATTGTTGTCGTCGTTCCCGAAGCCGACTTTATGGAACAAATCCATGCCGGCAACCGAACTACAGTTTTGCTATGTCTGGCAGCGTTGGGCATGGCAACTGTGCTAGGAATTCTCACTTCTCGCTGGATTATCAAACCTCTTATAAAATTAAAAAATGCAGCAATAGCTTTGTCTGAAGGACAATTTGACCAAACTGTCAAGCTCGAGCGATCCGACGAGTTGGGCGTACTTGCCGCTGCTTTTAACAGCATGGCAGCACAACTGCAAGCATCTTTTACTGCCTTAGAAACTAAAAATACCGAATTGCAGCGACTCGACAAACTGAAAGACGAATTCTTAGCCAATACTTCCCACGAACTCCGCACTCCCCTCAACGGCATTATTGGGATTGCAGAATCTTTAATAGACGGTGCTACCGGACAACTGCCAGACTCAACAAATTTTAACTTAGCTTTGATTACATCGTCGGGGAAAAGATTGTCTTCTTTAATTAACGATCTTCTGGATTTTTCTCAGCTCAAACACAAAAAGCTCGAACTGCAAATTAAGTCCGTCGGGCTTCGAGAAATAGTCTCTGTAATTCTCACTTTGTCTCAGCCATTAGTAGGCAAAAAAAACTTGCAGTTGATTAACTCAGTCGCTCCTGAATTGCCGCCAATAGCAGCCGACGAGAATCGGTTGCAGCAAATACTTTACAACTTAATCGGCAATGCGATTAAATTTACCGAAAGCGGCAGAGTTGAAATTTCAGCAGAATTGGTAACGGGCAACGCACAATCACCGCCTAATTCCCAATTAGCGATTACTGTATCGGACACCGGTATTGGCATCCCCGAAGATAAATTAGAGCGAATTTTTGAATCCTTTGAACAAGCTGACGGTTCCACTGCTAGAGAATATGGCGGCACGGGTTTAGGGTTAACTGTTGCCAAGCAATTAGTGGAATTGCACGGAGGTAAAATTTGGGTATCTTCAACTGTAGGCGTCGGTTCCCAATTCATCTTTACTTTGCCCGTATCTGAGAGTCAGCCGGAATTTAGCAGCAGACAGCCGCGTTTAAGCGAGAATTATCCCATTTTTATCACTCCTGAATTAGCCCGCCAATCATCTATAATAAATTCTCCGAGATCGGACAATAGCGACTTGCTAGAAACTGAAAAAATAAAAGTTTTGGTAGTCGATGATGAGCCCATTAATATTCAGGTAATCATCAACAGTCTTTCTATAGAAAACTACGAGATTACTCAAGCCAGCAACGGCTTAGAAGCTGTAAATCTGATTGGATCGGGATTTAAGCCGGACTTAATTTTACTCGACGTAATGATGCCGCAGATGACTGGTTATGAAGTGTGTCGAGAAGTTCGCAAAAAATACTCGCCGTTAGAAATGCCGATTCTGATGCTGACGGCTAAAAATCAAACTACTGACTTGGTAGAAGCTTTTAACTTAGAAGCAAATGATTATGTAACTAAACCTTTTATCAAAAAGGAATTGTTGGCAAGAATTAACACGCAAATTCGCCTCGCTAAACTGAATGCAGCCTACGGCAGGTTTGTGCCGCACGATTTTCTCAACTTGCTGGAAAAGCCGAGTATTATTGAAGTAAAATTAGGCGAAAATCAGGAAAGAAATATGACCGTGCTGTTTGCTGATATTCGCTCTTTTACGGCGCTTTCAGAACAGATGACACCGCCTGAAAATTTTGCATTTATTAATACTTATTTGGGAAGGGTTAGCCCTGCCATCAGGAAAAATAACGGGTTTATTGACAAATACATTGGGGATGCAGTCATGGCACTGTTTCCTACATCTCCTGAAGATGGTGTACGAGCAGCAATTGATATGCAGAAAGAAGTAAATATCTACAACCAGCAGCGAGAAAAAAATGGCTTGTTTCCGATCGCGATCGGCGTCGGTTTGCACGCGGGAAATTTGATGTTGGGTACCATTGGCGAGCGAGAACGCATGGAAAGTACCGTGATTGCTGATGCCGTGAATCTGGCGTCTCGTTTGGAAGGATTGACTAAAGTTTACGCCGCCAGAATTCTAGTTAGCGGTGCAATTATCGATCGCCTCGACGATCCAGAAAAATATAAGTACAGATTTGTCGATCGAGTAACGGTGAAAGGAAAGACAAATGCTGTGTCGGTGTTTGAAATCTACGATACAGAAACAGAGCAGAGCATTGTACTCAAGCAGCAAACTGCGGAGATTTTTCAAGAAGCTCTCAATTTTTACTACGAGCAAAAATTTGTGGCCGCCCAAAAAGTATTTCAGAATATTTTACAAATCAATCCTGACGATCGGGTAGCAATGCTGTATTTCAAACGCTCTCGCAAGTATCGAATGTACGGAGCGCCGGAGGGGTGGTCTGGGGTCGAAACTTCGACAGAAAAATAG